DNA from Clostridia bacterium:
TATTCAAAAGCCCGAACATATTCCTAAAGCTACTGATTATATAAAAGAAATGATTGAATTTGTTCAGGGTTTGATGCAAAAAGGCTACGCCTATGAAACTTCGGATGGAATATATTTTGATATATCCAAGTTTGAAGATTATGGCAAGCTTAGCAGAATTAATCTTGAAGAACAGATCGCTGGGGCAAGAGTAGAAGTCAATGAAGAAAAACGCAATCCTTATGACTTTGCGCTATGGAAAAAAGCACCAAAAGAACATATCATGCAATGGCAAAGTCCGTGGGGAATGGGCTATCCTGGCTGGCATATAGAATGCTCTGCATTGGGCAGGAAATTTTTAGGAGATGTTTTTGATATACACACTGGCGGCGTGGACCATATTCCTATTCATCATGAAAATGAAATTGCGCAAACCGAAGCACTAAACGGCAAGCCCGCAGTTAACTACTGGATGCATAGCGAGTTTATGATGGTCAATAACGGCAAGATGTCAAAATCATTGGGCAACACTTATACCATATCTGACTTACAAAAAATGGGCTACGATCCTATGGATTTTAGATATTTTTGCCTAAACACTCATTATAGAAAAAAGCTCAACTTTACTTTTGAAGGACTTGACGGTGCTAAGGTCGCAAGAAAAAGACTTATAGATCAAATTAATGCTCATAGACTGTCTCAAGATAATGAAGTTGACTTGACACAATACTACAATCAATTTGATGATGCCGTTAACGATGACCTTAATATTCCTCTTGCTTTGGGCGTATTATGGACAGCATTAAAAGAACAAAAGAGCAAAAAAATATATGAATTTTCATTATATGCGGACAAGGTATTGGGTCTAAAAATAGAACAAAGTGTTTTGGCACTCAATCAAGAAAATCAAGAACAAAGCGATATACCTAAAGAAATAGAAGATTTAGCTCAAAAAAGACTAGAAGCAAAAAAAGCCAAAAATTACGCCTTGGCAGATGAGTTAAGAAATCAAATATCTCAGCGAGGTTACACTATAATTGATATTTCTCAAGGCTACAAAATAACTAAGAACTAAATAAAAGCCCTTAAATAAAATATTTAAGGGCTATTTTATTATAACATACTAAAACTCTGCAAATAAAAAAGCATTAATCTATTAAGACTAATGCTTTTATTTATTCAAGTTTTAAAGATTAAGCGTAAACCTTCATAGCTTTGTCATAAGCTGCTTTAACAACAGTCATATATCCAACGAAGCCAGTTAAAGTAGCGCCTGTGTTTACATCTCCGATATAGATTTTGTTATCGTTATCGCGAGTAATGCCTTCCAAATCAGCTGATGTATAATTAACGCCATTTTCTTTTACATAGTTTTCCATAGCTTCCATGTTAGCTTTCCAGCCCATTCCATTGCTACCTGCAGGCCAGTAGTTGCTGGTTGATTTGAACAATGAGGTGTAAGAGTTATTAGCACCATCATATTCATCTACAAAATTATCTCCAAATTTCTT
Protein-coding regions in this window:
- the cysS gene encoding cysteine--tRNA ligase, translated to MLKLYNTMTRQKEEFKSIVDGQVSMYSCGPTVYNFAHIGNMRTYIFVDTLRRVLKHNGYKLNGVMNITDVGHLESDSDTGEDKMEASAKRENRSPYEIADFYTKAFFEDLEKLNIQKPEHIPKATDYIKEMIEFVQGLMQKGYAYETSDGIYFDISKFEDYGKLSRINLEEQIAGARVEVNEEKRNPYDFALWKKAPKEHIMQWQSPWGMGYPGWHIECSALGRKFLGDVFDIHTGGVDHIPIHHENEIAQTEALNGKPAVNYWMHSEFMMVNNGKMSKSLGNTYTISDLQKMGYDPMDFRYFCLNTHYRKKLNFTFEGLDGAKVARKRLIDQINAHRLSQDNEVDLTQYYNQFDDAVNDDLNIPLALGVLWTALKEQKSKKIYEFSLYADKVLGLKIEQSVLALNQENQEQSDIPKEIEDLAQKRLEAKKAKNYALADELRNQISQRGYTIIDISQGYKITKN